CGATGAGGCTCGGTCCGCGATCCTGAACGCCCTGCAGGTTGGCACCGTGGCACGTCACGCACGACGTGTCGTAGAGCTGCTTGCCTTCGCGAATGAGCGCAGCCGAGTCGGTGTCGGCGGTAGCGACCTGCGGAGTCGGGGTCAGGGCCGAAGCGAGGAAACCCGCGCTCAGAAGGCCCATCATCAGAACGAGAGCACCTGTGATGCGTCGGCGCGTCTTACGCTGCCGTCGCGTCTTGGCGGCGGCCTTGTCGACGGATGCTGCTGGGGGAGATGTACTCATCTTCTATCCCTTGTCGTGTCGGGACGGACCGAACGTCGGGGGCTGAATCCGTTCGTTCGTTATCTTTGGCGTGCTGACTGTCACTAGCGGATGAAGTAGATAGTCGCGAAGAGGGCAATCCAGACGATGTCGACGAAGTGCCAGTAATACGAGACGACGATGGCGGCGGTGGCCTGCGCGGGAGTGAACTTGCTGACCAGAGTTCTGGTGATCAGGAAGACGAACGCGATGAGTCCGCCGATCACGTGCAGTCCGTGGAAGCCGGTCGTGATGTAGAAGACCGATCCGTACACGCTGCTCGACAACGTCGTGCCCTCGTGCACCAGGTGGTAGTACTCGTACGCCTGGCCGGACACGAAGAACGCGCCCATGGCCAGCGTGATGATGTACCACCGTCGAAGACCGAAGACGTCTCCGCGCTCAGCGGCGAACACGCCCAGCTGGCACGTGAACGACGACGCGATCAGCACGGCCGTCACCGGTACGGCCAGAGTGAGGTTCAACTCGGTCGGTTCCGGCGGCCAATTTCCGTTCGCCTGGGCTCGCGCGACGAAGTACATCGCAAACAGCCCGGCGAAGAACATGAGTTCACTCGACAGCCACACGATCGTGCCGACGCTGACCATATTGGGACGGTTCAGCGAGTGCACGCGTTGGGTGATTGCCGATCCTTGAGTCCCTACAGCGCTCGTCACAGAAAGAAGTATGACCCGTCGTAGTACGGAAGGCATATCCGGGTCCGCTCTGGGCGCGTCGCAACACAACGAATCCAGGAGCGTCCTTGTTCCCACGCTGGTCAGGACGGCCGTACGGGCCGGTAGGGTCCAGTCGTGCAAGGCTGGCCTCATGGCAAAGAGCACCGAAGGTGGGTGGTTTCGGCGGCTGTTCTCGCGGTCGACCGCAGAACGTCTGGACCCCACGCGCGAGGATCTGGTGATAGTGGCGAGTTGCTTCGACGACGCACAGGCGTGTTCGGCTGTGCTCGACGACGCAGCCCGAACTTCGCCGGTGTGGACGGCGGCGTCGGATGTGTTGCTTCGGCATCATCTGCTGCTGCCTGCACACGAAGTAGAGGATGCGGCCGCGGTCGCGGCCCAGGACGATTACGAAGTGGGGCCCGCGGCCGAATTCTCGGACAGCGACGGATACCGCCCGCACGTGGACGACGGCGTTCCACTGGTTCTGCAGCGCGTGCAGGTGCTCGACGCGCTGCATTGTTCGCAGGAGCGATCTCGGATGGCGGGCCTCGCCCAACGCCGGGGTGGCGCTGTGCTCGGGTGGGATGCGCTGCAGCCGGCACAGGCCGACCAAGCGTCTGGCTAAGCTTCCACCGCACCAAGGCCGCGGCCACGGATCGACGAACGGAACCAGCCATGAACGCACCGACCGCAGACGAGCAGCCACGAACCTGGCGTCGAATTCTCGGCGCGTTGACGACTCGTACCGACCTTTCCAGCGCAGACACCGGCTGGGCGATGGACGAGATCATGGCCGACAACGCGACGGCGGCACAGATCGCAGCGTTCGGAGTGGCCCTCAGGATGAAGGGGCCGACTCCGGCGGAGGTGAGCGGTCTCGCCGAATCCATGCTTTCGCACGCGGTGCTGGTGGACACCGATACCGACGCCGTCGACGTCGTCGGGACCGGTGGTGACGGAGCCGACACCGTCAATATCTCCACCATGGCCGCCATCGTCGTAGCGGCCAGTGGCATCCGGGTGGTCAAGCACGGCAACCGCGCGGCGTCGTCCAAGAGCGGCACGACCGACGTACTCGAAGCGCTGGGCGTCCGGGTGACTCTGGGAGCCGACGCGGTCGCGGCGAGCGTCGAGCAGGTGGGAATCGGGTTCTGCTTCGCGCCGATGCACCACCCCGCACTGCGCTTCGCCGCGGCACCGCGCAAGGAGATAGGCATCCCGACGGTCTTCAACGTCCTGGGGCCTCTCACCAATCCGGGCCGCCCGCGCGCAGGTCTGATCGGCTGCGCCTTCGAAAGTTTGGCTCCCGTGATGGCCGACGTGTTCGCGGGCCGTGGCAGCTCGGTGCTCGTCGTGCGCGGCGACGACGGACTGGACGAGATCACCCTGTCCACCACGACAACGGTGCACGTGGTGTCCGGCGGCTCGGTGACCGTCGAGATGATCGATCCACTCGACTACGGCATCGACCGGGCACCTATCGAGGCCCTCAGAGGCGGCGATGCGGAGTTCAATGCCGCAGTGGCGCATCGCGTGTTCGCCGGCGAACACGGACCGGTCCGTGATGCCGTGCTGCTCAATGCCGCCGCGGCCATTGCCGCGCATCAGGGCGTCTCCGGGAACCTACACGAGCGCATCGAAGCCGGATTGGCAACTGCTGCAACGGTTGTCGACAACGGTTCCGCGTCGCGGCTACTCGCCGACTGGGCTCGCTGCACCACTGCATTGGCCGACTGACGAATTGTGCCCTACTCGCCGATCGAGAACCCTGCATCGACGTCGGCGCTCGAATACGACTGGAACGCAATGTGAGTCGTGGTGCTCCGAACGCCACGCACACGATTGATGTGTTTGGTGACGACGTCGGCGATCGAGGCATGGTCACGCACTTTGACGATGGCGATCAGATCGACATCCCCAGCGCACGAATAGACCTCCGTCACACCATCGACATCGGCAACGGCCTGCGCCGCCTCCGGAATCAAATCGGCCTCGGCGTCGATCAAGACGATGGCATTGATCATCTCTGCTCCTCATGCATCTCGAGCCCGATGTACGACGAGCTCCCACCCAACCCTAGTTCCACCGGTCTCTCCGCGGGCTCCACTCCTGCACTACCGGTCGTTCCGCGGGCTCCACTCCTGCACTACCGGTCGTTCCGCGGGCTCCACTCCTGCGCTACCGGTCATTCCGCGGGCTCCACTCCTGCCGCGCGGCTTCTCTCGCCGTTCGGCACCAGTCCTCCCACGAACCCGCAGAGCGTGCCGGGCTGCAGTAACCGCTGCTGGTGCGCACGATGCGAACCCCATCGGTGCGTAGCCAGGATGCGATGAGGCCGACCTCCTCCGGCGGTGCACCCCGAAGCGGCGTGGGATCGGGCATCACCGTCTCGGCGGACGCGGTGATGGCATCGACGACGGGCATCGGGTGCACTCCGCGGGGAGCGACCGCAGCACCGGCCAGACGGCCGAATCGCACCACGATCAACTCCCATCCTCCGTCCGCGGTCCGCCGCGCGGCCACCAGTTCGGCGATGGCGGCCACGGCCGCCGACCGATGCATCCGGCGTAGCGCCTCCACGGTGATCGCGATCCGGTCGCGCAGGCGCGCGGCAGTCTCGTAGAGCTCCCTGTCCGCGAGTTCGGCGACCCGCCGGCGCATGGAATAGAGGATCGCGTCGTCCTGGCCACACACGAGCGCAAGAAACTGCGCCGGTGCGCCGGAGTACTCGTCGGCCGTCATCGGCCCGGAGATCGCCGCTGGGCAGCCGCCGACGTCGGTTGCCGGGCAGTCGTCACCGTGCCGAACCGAACGAGCCAGCCGGCGGGTGCACGTGCGCAGACGGCAGAACTCCGCCACGAGCGCCGAAGCCTCTGCGGCGTCACCGCGAACCGGGAACGGTCCGAGACTGTTGGGCGTCGGCGTCCGGACTATCGACAGTCGTGGGAACGCCTCGTCGGTGAGGGTGATCCACCAGCCCTTCTTGGGAAACTTCGACCGGCGGTTGTACGGCGGGATGTGCGCCGAGAGCAGGCGCAGCTCTCTGACACCGGCTTCGAGTGCGTGCGCGCACTCGACGTGGTCGACACGCGTGGCCAGGGAGACCATCTCTTTCATCCGGCCCCTGGTCTCGGACCCGGTGAAGTAGTTGCGTACTCGGCGCTTGAGGTTGTTCGAGGTGCCGACGTACAAGACCTCGTCGGACGGGCCGCGGAAGAGATAGACGCCGGGCGTGCCGGGCAGGTGAGCGGCCAGCCCGCGTTTGGCGCGTTGGCCGGCCGACACCGCAGGAAGGTAGTCGACCAACTCGGCATAACTGTGAACGCCCTGATTGCCCACTCGTTCGATGAGGCCGTGCAGAACGTCGACCGTTGCACGGGCGTCGTCGAGCGCCCGGTGAGTCGGCCGGGTGCCGGATCGGAACAGTGTGGACAGCGCGGAGAGTTTGACCGAGGGTGCCTCGTCGCGCGTGAGTACCCGTCGAGCCAGCTTGACGGTGCACAACACCTGAAACCGGGGCCACGCTATGTCGAGACGACTGGCGGCGGCCTTGAGGAACCCGGTGTCGAAGCCCGCGTTGTGGGCCACCAGCACCGAGCCGCGGGCGAACTCGAGGAAACCGGGTAGCACTCGTTCTATCCGAGGCGCGCCGATCAGCATCGCCGACGTGATTCCGGTGAGTTCGACGATGTACGGGGGAATGGACCTGCCCGGATCGACGAGGGTGGCGAATTCGCCGAGAATTTCGCCTCCTCGAACCTTGACCGCACCGATCTCGGTGATGGCCTCCGTGTCTGCGCTGCCACCGGTGGTTTCGAGGTCGACGACGACGAACGTGGTCTCGTGCAGTGGGGTGTCCAGTTCGTCGAACGTCAGCTGGATGGGCAGGCTCACCGGGACGACGGTAGGTCCGACGTCCGACAAGAACGCGCATGGCGGCGTCGTCGGTGACCGTGTCGTCGCGCCCGGACCGTGAAGTGTCACGAAACCTGTCGGTGGCGCGCGCTACCTTTCGCTCGATCGGCTGATTCGGCCGCCTGAAACAGCAAAGAGACAAGGATCACAATGATCATCGACTGCAGTGACTGCCTGGTCCGTGACATCGCCTGCGCGGACTGCGTCGTGACGGTGCTTCTGGGGCCGCCGGGAATGCCATCGAGGTCGGACGGACGGTGGGTCGGACCACCCTCGCCGATAACGCTCGAGCAGGAGGAACTGGGTGCGATGGGTGTGCTCGCGGATGTCGGTCTCGTCCCTACGCTCAAGCTCGTGACGAACGCGGACGAGACCGCCGAAGTTCCGTCGTTACCGACTCGTGACGCAACGGGGGATCAGCGCGCTGGTTAGCGAAATTCGGGTCGATTTCGGTTGCGTCGGCGCGTTGGGGTCGACACAGGGGTATGCCATTTCGTAACCTTCCTGAGACCTTGCGGAGTCTCGCCAGTCCAAACCGGAGTGGCGTCGCAAGTCACCGCCTAATCGATCACTCGCGAGAGTGTTCGTACCGGGAACCCGATATCTACTGGGGTGAATCCCGCTGAGCCACCCACAGTGGCCGGTGGGTAGGGCTGCTCTTCCCAGCCCGAACCCGTCAGCTAACTCGGTCGGCGGACGATAGGAAGAAACGGAGCACCATCTTTCGTGGCGTCACAACTTTCCAACCGATCATTGCGGCGAGTTCTCGTAGCCGGAGCGCTCACGGCAGGCGTGGTCATTCTTCCCGCTGCACCCGCGATGGCGGCCCCCCTCACCATCCCCGGCGTCGGAACCTTCGAGATTCCCGACATCCCGGGCCTCCCTCCCCTCAACATTCCGGGTATCCCCGCACCGGGTGCGCCGCTGGCTCCCCAGGTCACGCCCGCAGCGAAGGCCGTTCAGGCTGCTGAGTCCAAGATCGGCGCTCCGTACGTGTACGGCGCCTCGGGTCCGGATTCGTTCGACTGCTCGGGTCTGATCCAGTGGGCATACAAGCAGGCCGGCGTCAGCCTGCCGCGCACGAGCTACGACCAGGCAGCCGCGGGCACACCGGTCTCGCGTGACAGCCTGATGCCCGGCGACGTCGTCTCGTTCTACGGCGGCTCGCACTCGGGTATGTACATCGGCGACGGCAACGTCGTGCACGCCTCCACGTCCGGCGTGCCGGTCAAGGTTGCTCCCGTGGACTCGATGCCGTTCGACGGTGCTCGTCGTTACTGATTCGAGCCGCAGACGTTCGCTGTGATCGACCGACAGGGTCGAGCCGTACCCCGGCTCGACCCTGTCGTCGTCTCCGGACACGGCATGCGACACGCCGGTCCGGTGGACAGCGGACGCCCCAGTTCGTAATCTGATCGAGACCTGGTCGATGTTTACTTTGTGACCTGTCACCGACGAACCCCATCGATTTCAGACGGTGTTCACCTCCGCGCCCGCAAGAGCATGGGTATGGTTCGTTTCCGGACTGCTAATCCAACCGTCGCCTCGTGAAGGCGACAGATGTAAGGACGGAGAGTCGCTTTCCGTGGCGATATCGAGATCAAACCGAGTGTGGCGGCTGGCCCGTAACTCGGTGGTTGCTGTCGCGTTGGCCGCAAGCATCGCCGTAATGCCGACGCAGACTGCGATCGCTCAACCGGGATTCGACTCGGCGTCCGACGCCCAGACCAAGCTTGCGGAGCTCTCCCGAGATTCCGAGCAGACGAACGAATCTCTGCACAACGCTCAGATCGACCTCGATGCCAAGACTGCGCAGCAGCTCGATGCCCAGGCCGCCGTCGATCGGAGCCGCGCCGCTCTCGACGCAGCGCAGGCGCAGTTGACTCAGCTCAAGCCGGCCATGGACAAGGTAGCCAACGTCAACTATCAGGGCGCGCGTACGAACCGCCTCTTCGCTGTCATGGTCAGCGACTCACCTCAGCAACTGCTCGACCAGATGTCGGCTCTCGATGTGATCTCGGCCGAGACCGCCGGCCAGGTCGCCCAGTTCCAGCAGGCGAGTTCGGATGCCGCAGCGGCCGAACAGGCGGCAACAACGGCCGCGGACCAAGCTCGTGTCGCGGCCGAGCAGGCCAAGGCGGTCAGTGACGATCTCCAGGCCAAACAGAGCGAACTGCAGGGCCAGATAGCCGAGGTGATGGCCGCCTACAGCGCGCTGTCGTCGTCCGAGCAGCTCTCTCTCGCTGGATCGGCATTGCCCGACGGTTTCGATCCCACGACGATTCTGCAGAATCTGACGCCAGGGTCGGGTACCAGCGCGTTGCAAGCAGGTCTGACGCAGATCGGTAAGCCGTACGTCTGGGGTGGAACAGGTCCGGACGGCTTCGATTGCTCGGGACTGGTGGTGTGGGCGTACAAGCAGGTGGGAAAGACGCTCCCTCGGTCGAGTCAGGCTCAGGCCGAAGGCGGTACCCCGGTGGATCAGAAAGATCTGCAGCCGGGAGATGTGGTGCTGTTCTATCCGGACGCTTCGCACGTCGGTATCTATGCAGGTAACGGCAACGTGTTGCACGCGTCGACGTTCGGGGTCCCCGTCAAGGTGCAGTCGATGGCATCGTTCCCGTACTACGGGGCGCGTCGATACTGAGGTGTGCCTCGACGATCGACGCATGCGCGTATGAGCGGGCCGAGCCAGCCCGCGGGCATCCGCCTCTTGGTCCGATCGGCGCGGCTTCGGTGGACGGCACTTGTTCTCGTCGCCGCAGTATCGCTCTCGGTGGTCGTCCTTCACAACGTCTACAGCACCGACGGTGAATCCCGAGCTGCGTCGATCGACACTTCTGTCGGCCAGGCCCCGCCGACCTACGATCAGCAGCGCCGCGCCGATGTGACCGTCCTTCTCGACCGATGGGCCGACGCAGTTCGCGCTGGAGACGTCGACGGTCTGCGGGCATTGATGGATCCGCGGGCCGATCCTGATTTCGTCGAGGCGCAAGTACGTCGGGCCGCGTCGGTTCCGGGCGTACCGTTCTCCGAATTCGGCTACGTCCTCGGCGACGACCCGGAAACACCGGTTCCTCCTTCGATTGCAGAGCCACTGGACGCCACCGACATCTGGGCACCGCCGGTGTATCTGCGCTACGCCGTGGCGGGGCCGGACGCGTCGCCGACGAGTCGGCCGGTCTCGCTCGTCGTAGCCGAGCGGGACGGTCGATGGCGGCTCGTCGACGATGCGGACCTGCCCGAGTATCGACGCCACACCTGGCGTGGGCCGTGGGACTTCGGATCGTTGACAACACGATCGGTTCCGACGGCTTCGGGGACATCGGTGGTCATGGGGCATCCGGACCGGGAGCAGTTCGTCGCTGCCCTGGCGGCCGAGCTCCCGTCGGCAATCGATGCAGTCACCGACTTCTGGGGAGACGACTGGGCGCGAGACGGTTTGGTATTCGTCGCATCCTCCGCGGAGGAGTTCGCCGAGCTGACCGGATCCGATCCGTCGACGGACGTGGCTGCGGTGACCGTGTCCGACGCGGTGGCAGGGGACGGTTCGCGTCCGACCGGCCAGCGGGTGGTGTTCGGTCCCGATGCCGCGGCCCGATTGACGCCGTTCACCGTTCGCTCGGTTCTGCGGCACGAGTTGACCCACGTGGCGGCCAGGGCGCGGACGGCGGACGGTACGGCCTTGTGGGTGGCGGAGGGGTTCGCCGACTACTCCGGGTACCGCAATTCCGGTGCCGATTTTTCGCAGCTCGCTCCTACCCTCGCCGCGATCGTGGCGTCGGGTGGACCGCCGACGGTGCTGCCGAAGGACGAGGATTTCGGTGCCGGAGGGGCACGGTCGAGTGTGGCCTACGAGTCGGCGTGGTCGGTGTTCGCTTTCGTGGCCGATCGGTACGGCGAGCCGACACTGCGCAGGCTGTACGAGGCGTTGGCGGCTGGACCTGCCTCGGACGGCTCCACCGAAGCCGCCTTCGCGTCGGTACTGGGATTGGACCGCACCCAGTTCGTCGCCTCGTGGGGCAACTGGGTGGCTGATCGGGCGCGCTGACCTCGAGCGCTACGGTTGACGCCATGCGTCGTACTCTTCTCGTGACGAACGACTTTCCGCCTCGCCCGGGTGGAATCCAGTCCTATCTGCACAGCTTCGCCTCGCAACTACCCGCAGACGAACTCGTGGTCTATGCACCGCGGTGGCGCGGAGACTCGCACGAGAAGTTCGATGCCAGGCAGCCGTTCGAGGTGATCCGGCATCCGACGACGCTGATGCTGCCGACTCCGCTCGTGGCGCGCCGGGCAGCTCGAATCCTGAAGTCGCATCGGTGCGACTCGGTGTGGTTCGGGGCGTCGGCTCCGTTGGCCGTGATGTCGTCGCACCTGCGCAAGGCTGGGGCAGAGCGCATCGTGGCCAGTACGCACGGTCACGAGGTCGGCTGGTCGATGGTGCCGGGCGGGCGGGCGACCCTACGCACGATCGGCGAGAACACCGATGTGGTGACCTACGTCAGCAAGTACACCCGGGGTCGGTTCAGCTCTGCGTTCGGTCGGACCGCAGCCCTCGAGCACCTGCCGCCCGGTGTCGATACGGATCGTTTCGTCCCCGACGACGCCGCGCGAGCGGAACTTCGCGCGCGCTACGGCCTCGGCGACCGCCCCACCGTTCTGTGTCTCTCGCGGCTCGTACCCCGTAAGGGACAGGACTTCCTGATCCGAGCGCTCCCGGGAATTCGGCGAGCCGTCGACGGTGCCGTTCTGGTGATCGTCGGAGGAGGGCCGTACGAGAAGACTCTGCGCGAGCTCGTTCGATCCACCGGAATGGAGCAGCACGTGGTGTTCACCGGCACGGTGCCGTCCGCGGAGCTCGCCGCCCACCACACCATCGCCGACGTGTTCGCCATGCCGAGCCGCACCCGTGGCGCGGGTCTCGACGTGGAGGGCCTCGGAATCGTCTACCTCGAAGCGTCTTCCTGCGGTGTGCCCGTCGTAGCCGGAACGTCCGGGGGTGCGCCGGAAGCTGTGCAGCACAACAAGACCGGGCTCGTGGTCGACGGAACGTCGGTCTCGTGCATCACCGATGCGATCGTGCGAATCCTGTCCGATCGCGCGCTGGCAACGCAGATGGGCAACGCCGGCCGTGCATGGGTCGACGCCGAGTGGCGTTGGGACGTGCTGACGGAGAAGTTGCGATCGTTGATCTAGCGTCCGTAGTTCGAGGCCGTTGGCCTCACCGGGCGTAGATGGATTCGATCTCGTCGGCGTACGTCTTGGTGATGACGTTGCGCTTGAGCTTCATCGTCGGGGTCAGCTCGCCACTTTCCTCCGAGAAATCCTGGGGGAGCAGTCGATATTTCTTGATGGACTCCGCGTGCGAGACGGACTTGTTGGCGTCGGCGACGGCAGCGTCGATCTCGGCGACGAGATCGGGGTCCTTCTGCAGATCCGCCGCCGTGGCGTCGGCGGCCTTGCCGTGCGCGGACTTCCACCGATCGAACGCCTCCGGGTCGAGAGTGATGAGCGCCCCGATGAACGGTTTCTGATCGCCTACGACAACAGCCTGGCTGATCAGAGCGCCCGCACGAAGTCGGTCCTCCAAACCGGCGGGCGAGACGTTCTTGCCGCCGGCCGTGACGATCAATTCCTTCTTGCGTCCGGAGATCGTGATGTACCCGTCGTCGTCGACGCTGCCGAGATCTCCAGTGCGGAACCAACCGTCGTCCAGTGATTCGGCGGTTGCCTCCTCGTTGCGCCAGTAACCGTCGAACACCACCGGCCCGCGTAGTTGAATTTCTCCGTCTTCAGCGATGCGAACGGTGTTGCCGGGCAACGGACGCCCGACACTGCCCACGCGTTGGAAGCCGATGGTGTTGACGGCGAAGGCAGCGGTGGTTTCGGTCAGCCCGTAGCCCTCGTAGATCGTCACGCCGATGCCCCGGTAGAAGTGGCCGAGCCGGCTACCGAGTGGAGCGCCACCGGAGATGGCCAGTTCGCATTTGCCTCCGAGCGCCGCACGCAGCTTGCCGTAGACCAACTTGTCGAACACGGTGTGCTTGGCGCGCAACACGATTCCTGGCCCGCCGGTGTCCTGCGCCTCGCTCCATTCCACCGCGCATTCGGTGGCCAGATCGAAGATCTTGCCCTTGCCGTCGGCATGCGCCTTCTGCTTCGCGGTGTTGAAGACCTTCTCGAACACTCGCGGCACCGAGAGGATGAAATCCGGCTGGAACGTTCCGAACGTCGCGACGAGATTCGGGATGTCGTTGGTGTGACCGAGCGTGACCCCGGCGTCGAACGACGCGATACTCACCGCCCGTGCGAGTACATGGGCCAGCGGTAGGAACATCAGGGTGCTTCGGCCCTGCGTCATCAGGGACTTCAGCGACGTCTCGCGAATACCGAGAGACTCCGCCAGCAGATTGGCGTGGGTCAGTTGGACGCCTTTGGGGCGACCGGTGGTGCCCGAGGTGTAGATCAACGTAGCCGGATCGGACGAGCTCAATGCCGAAACCCGTCGGTGCACAGAGTCCTCGGTGACATCTGCGCCCCCGTCGATCAGTGCCTGCACCGCGTCGGTTTCGGTGTCGGCCGACTCGATCACGAACGTCCGACGCACGGACTGTGCCGCTGCCACAACATCTTTCGATTCCTGCACGTGCGCGTCGTTCTCGAGCACGAGCAGTACCGGCTCGGCATCTTCGAGAATCCACTCGACCTGCCCGGCGGAGGATGTCTCGTAGATCGGCACGGTCACC
The nucleotide sequence above comes from Rhodococcoides fascians A25f. Encoded proteins:
- a CDS encoding Lrp/AsnC family transcriptional regulator, with protein sequence MINAIVLIDAEADLIPEAAQAVADVDGVTEVYSCAGDVDLIAIVKVRDHASIADVVTKHINRVRGVRSTTTHIAFQSYSSADVDAGFSIGE
- a CDS encoding C40 family peptidase, whose protein sequence is MASQLSNRSLRRVLVAGALTAGVVILPAAPAMAAPLTIPGVGTFEIPDIPGLPPLNIPGIPAPGAPLAPQVTPAAKAVQAAESKIGAPYVYGASGPDSFDCSGLIQWAYKQAGVSLPRTSYDQAAAGTPVSRDSLMPGDVVSFYGGSHSGMYIGDGNVVHASTSGVPVKVAPVDSMPFDGARRY
- a CDS encoding AMP-dependent synthetase/ligase, whose translation is MREYTAAAKYAIEDTDSAVDTVFLRARNTPDAVVFRRLVDGSWTDVTAAEFERLVVGVARGLIAAGIEQGDRVALMSSTRFEWSVVDYAIWAAGGVTVPIYETSSAGQVEWILEDAEPVLLVLENDAHVQESKDVVAAAQSVRRTFVIESADTETDAVQALIDGGADVTEDSVHRRVSALSSSDPATLIYTSGTTGRPKGVQLTHANLLAESLGIRETSLKSLMTQGRSTLMFLPLAHVLARAVSIASFDAGVTLGHTNDIPNLVATFGTFQPDFILSVPRVFEKVFNTAKQKAHADGKGKIFDLATECAVEWSEAQDTGGPGIVLRAKHTVFDKLVYGKLRAALGGKCELAISGGAPLGSRLGHFYRGIGVTIYEGYGLTETTAAFAVNTIGFQRVGSVGRPLPGNTVRIAEDGEIQLRGPVVFDGYWRNEEATAESLDDGWFRTGDLGSVDDDGYITISGRKKELIVTAGGKNVSPAGLEDRLRAGALISQAVVVGDQKPFIGALITLDPEAFDRWKSAHGKAADATAADLQKDPDLVAEIDAAVADANKSVSHAESIKKYRLLPQDFSEESGELTPTMKLKRNVITKTYADEIESIYAR
- the trpD gene encoding anthranilate phosphoribosyltransferase; the protein is MNAPTADEQPRTWRRILGALTTRTDLSSADTGWAMDEIMADNATAAQIAAFGVALRMKGPTPAEVSGLAESMLSHAVLVDTDTDAVDVVGTGGDGADTVNISTMAAIVVAASGIRVVKHGNRAASSKSGTTDVLEALGVRVTLGADAVAASVEQVGIGFCFAPMHHPALRFAAAPRKEIGIPTVFNVLGPLTNPGRPRAGLIGCAFESLAPVMADVFAGRGSSVLVVRGDDGLDEITLSTTTTVHVVSGGSVTVEMIDPLDYGIDRAPIEALRGGDAEFNAAVAHRVFAGEHGPVRDAVLLNAAAAIAAHQGVSGNLHERIEAGLATAATVVDNGSASRLLADWARCTTALAD
- the ctaE gene encoding aa3-type cytochrome oxidase subunit III yields the protein MTSAVGTQGSAITQRVHSLNRPNMVSVGTIVWLSSELMFFAGLFAMYFVARAQANGNWPPEPTELNLTLAVPVTAVLIASSFTCQLGVFAAERGDVFGLRRWYIITLAMGAFFVSGQAYEYYHLVHEGTTLSSSVYGSVFYITTGFHGLHVIGGLIAFVFLITRTLVSKFTPAQATAAIVVSYYWHFVDIVWIALFATIYFIR
- a CDS encoding DEDD exonuclease domain-containing protein; the protein is MSLPIQLTFDELDTPLHETTFVVVDLETTGGSADTEAITEIGAVKVRGGEILGEFATLVDPGRSIPPYIVELTGITSAMLIGAPRIERVLPGFLEFARGSVLVAHNAGFDTGFLKAAASRLDIAWPRFQVLCTVKLARRVLTRDEAPSVKLSALSTLFRSGTRPTHRALDDARATVDVLHGLIERVGNQGVHSYAELVDYLPAVSAGQRAKRGLAAHLPGTPGVYLFRGPSDEVLYVGTSNNLKRRVRNYFTGSETRGRMKEMVSLATRVDHVECAHALEAGVRELRLLSAHIPPYNRRSKFPKKGWWITLTDEAFPRLSIVRTPTPNSLGPFPVRGDAAEASALVAEFCRLRTCTRRLARSVRHGDDCPATDVGGCPAAISGPMTADEYSGAPAQFLALVCGQDDAILYSMRRRVAELADRELYETAARLRDRIAITVEALRRMHRSAAVAAIAELVAARRTADGGWELIVVRFGRLAGAAVAPRGVHPMPVVDAITASAETVMPDPTPLRGAPPEEVGLIASWLRTDGVRIVRTSSGYCSPARSAGSWEDWCRTAREAARQEWSPRNDR
- a CDS encoding glycosyltransferase family 4 protein, whose translation is MRRTLLVTNDFPPRPGGIQSYLHSFASQLPADELVVYAPRWRGDSHEKFDARQPFEVIRHPTTLMLPTPLVARRAARILKSHRCDSVWFGASAPLAVMSSHLRKAGAERIVASTHGHEVGWSMVPGGRATLRTIGENTDVVTYVSKYTRGRFSSAFGRTAALEHLPPGVDTDRFVPDDAARAELRARYGLGDRPTVLCLSRLVPRKGQDFLIRALPGIRRAVDGAVLVIVGGGPYEKTLRELVRSTGMEQHVVFTGTVPSAELAAHHTIADVFAMPSRTRGAGLDVEGLGIVYLEASSCGVPVVAGTSGGAPEAVQHNKTGLVVDGTSVSCITDAIVRILSDRALATQMGNAGRAWVDAEWRWDVLTEKLRSLI
- a CDS encoding NlpC/P60 family protein — translated: MPTQTAIAQPGFDSASDAQTKLAELSRDSEQTNESLHNAQIDLDAKTAQQLDAQAAVDRSRAALDAAQAQLTQLKPAMDKVANVNYQGARTNRLFAVMVSDSPQQLLDQMSALDVISAETAGQVAQFQQASSDAAAAEQAATTAADQARVAAEQAKAVSDDLQAKQSELQGQIAEVMAAYSALSSSEQLSLAGSALPDGFDPTTILQNLTPGSGTSALQAGLTQIGKPYVWGGTGPDGFDCSGLVVWAYKQVGKTLPRSSQAQAEGGTPVDQKDLQPGDVVLFYPDASHVGIYAGNGNVLHASTFGVPVKVQSMASFPYYGARRY